A stretch of the Streptomyces sp. NBC_01428 genome encodes the following:
- a CDS encoding SDR family oxidoreductase — MSLLTGRTVVVSGVGAGLGHQVAAAVVRDGGNAVLGARTEANLAKSAAELDPEGTHTAYRATDITDEGQCEALAALAVERFGRIDAVVHVAAWDSYFGGLEDADFTTWQSVIDVNLLGTLRMTRACLPALKERGGSVVVIGTQSSVAAPSQVRQAAYAASKGALTSAMYSMARELGPHRIRVNTVLPGWMWGPPVEAYVQFTAHTEQVPEADVLRRLTERMALPELATDGDVADAAVFLACDRARAITGQSLLVNAGELMR, encoded by the coding sequence ATGTCACTGCTGACCGGCAGGACCGTCGTGGTGTCGGGCGTCGGAGCGGGACTCGGCCACCAGGTCGCGGCGGCCGTGGTGCGCGACGGCGGGAACGCCGTGCTCGGCGCCCGCACGGAGGCGAACCTGGCGAAGTCCGCGGCCGAACTCGACCCGGAGGGCACGCACACGGCGTACCGGGCGACGGACATCACCGACGAGGGGCAGTGCGAGGCGCTGGCGGCGCTCGCGGTGGAGCGGTTCGGGAGGATCGACGCGGTCGTCCATGTCGCCGCCTGGGACAGCTACTTCGGCGGTCTGGAGGACGCGGACTTCACGACCTGGCAGTCGGTCATCGACGTGAACCTGCTCGGCACCCTGCGGATGACCCGCGCCTGCCTGCCCGCCCTGAAGGAGCGCGGCGGTTCGGTGGTCGTCATCGGCACCCAGTCGTCGGTCGCCGCGCCGAGCCAGGTGCGGCAGGCCGCCTACGCGGCCTCCAAGGGCGCGCTGACGAGTGCGATGTACTCGATGGCCCGGGAGCTCGGCCCGCACCGGATCCGGGTCAACACCGTGCTGCCCGGCTGGATGTGGGGCCCGCCCGTCGAGGCGTACGTGCAGTTCACGGCCCACACGGAGCAGGTGCCCGAGGCGGACGTGCTGCGCCGGCTCACCGAGCGGATGGCGCTGCCGGAGCTGGCCACGGACGGGGACGTCGCGGACGCCGCGGTGTTCCTGGCGTGCGACCGGGCGCGGGCGATCACGGGGCAGTCGCTGCTCGTGAACGCCGGCGAACTCATGCGGTAG
- a CDS encoding DUF397 domain-containing protein, translating into MAIQQGATDTWTKSSYSTGNGACVEVKSPVLTAMAVRDSKVPAGPTLAFPADAWNTFVAEVGRGASDLV; encoded by the coding sequence ATGGCAATTCAGCAGGGTGCCACCGACACGTGGACCAAGTCTTCCTACTCCACCGGCAACGGCGCCTGCGTCGAGGTCAAGTCCCCGGTTCTCACGGCGATGGCCGTGCGTGACTCCAAGGTTCCCGCCGGCCCCACGCTGGCCTTTCCCGCGGACGCGTGGAACACCTTCGTGGCCGAGGTCGGCCGAGGAGCCTCCGACCTCGTCTGA
- a CDS encoding helix-turn-helix domain-containing protein, which translates to MASSVNPTVRRRRLGQELRRLRELKGMTAEEVAERLLVSQSKISRLENGRRSISQRDVRDLCGVYEVEDHRIVDSLMQMAKDSRQQGWWHSFGDIPYSVYIGLETDAASLRVYDPQVVPGLLQTRPYAESLIAGALPETAAADIDKRVQVRLKRQERISAPDNPLRLWTVLDESALRRAVGNRSLMREQLEHLVEQSQLPHVTVQVIPFEMGAHPGLNGQYAILEFPDAADSSVVYIEGVTSDLYLEKANDVQKYSVMYEHLRAQALNVEQSRQFIADIAKEYAR; encoded by the coding sequence GTGGCGTCAAGTGTCAATCCCACCGTCCGACGACGCCGGCTGGGCCAGGAGCTGCGCCGGCTCCGCGAGCTCAAGGGCATGACGGCCGAAGAGGTCGCCGAGCGACTGCTGGTCTCGCAGTCGAAGATCAGCCGCCTGGAGAACGGGCGCCGCAGCATCAGCCAGCGCGACGTCCGCGACCTGTGCGGGGTCTACGAGGTCGAGGACCACCGGATCGTCGACTCGCTGATGCAGATGGCCAAGGACTCGCGCCAGCAGGGCTGGTGGCACTCCTTCGGCGACATCCCCTACAGCGTCTACATCGGCCTGGAGACCGACGCGGCGAGCCTGCGCGTGTACGACCCCCAGGTCGTCCCGGGCCTCCTCCAGACCCGGCCCTACGCGGAGTCCCTGATCGCGGGAGCCCTGCCGGAGACCGCGGCCGCCGACATCGACAAGCGCGTCCAGGTCCGCCTCAAGAGGCAGGAACGAATCTCCGCCCCCGACAACCCGCTGCGCCTGTGGACCGTGCTCGACGAGTCCGCCCTGCGCCGCGCCGTCGGCAACCGCTCCCTCATGCGCGAGCAGCTGGAGCACCTGGTCGAGCAGTCCCAACTGCCGCACGTCACCGTGCAGGTGATCCCCTTCGAGATGGGCGCGCACCCGGGTCTCAACGGCCAGTACGCGATCCTGGAGTTCCCCGACGCGGCGGACTCCAGCGTCGTCTACATCGAGGGCGTGACGAGCGACCTGTACCTGGAGAAGGCGAACGACGTCCAGAAGTACAGCGTGATGTACGAGCACCTGCGCGCCCAGGCCCTGAACGTGGAGCAGTCGCGTCAGTTCATCGCGGACATCGCGAAGGAGTACGCGCGCTGA
- a CDS encoding GOLPH3/VPS74 family protein: MGRSRRTIPEELLLLALDPTTGTTAQPQSLDLGLAGAQLVELALAGRIAPDGDRIAVVVPRPTGDPTLDCALELLRRRGAPVRAVNWIGGPRLGLRQTYLSHLERCGMVHAVAGQMCGVLPTTRYQATDTEISREIRVRLDNAIRTGVPPDPRTAALAALAHAVGLGKHLYPGNEGRSSRSRLRDLIRHDPMGGLVAHAVMDVQNGVAAQPRRSPAPAGRPATAGVRSAPETARGVPMQPRHGSMARAVVH; encoded by the coding sequence ATGGGCAGGAGCCGCAGAACAATTCCGGAGGAGCTTCTGCTGCTGGCGTTGGACCCGACCACGGGTACCACCGCGCAGCCGCAGTCGCTCGACCTCGGTCTGGCCGGAGCGCAGCTAGTGGAGCTGGCGCTGGCCGGACGGATAGCCCCAGACGGGGATCGTATCGCCGTGGTGGTGCCACGGCCGACTGGAGATCCAACACTGGACTGTGCGTTGGAACTGCTTCGCCGACGCGGAGCACCCGTACGCGCGGTCAACTGGATTGGCGGGCCCCGGCTGGGGCTGCGCCAGACCTATCTCTCGCATCTGGAGAGGTGCGGCATGGTCCATGCCGTGGCCGGCCAGATGTGCGGGGTGCTTCCGACGACTCGCTATCAGGCGACGGACACGGAAATCAGCCGGGAGATCAGGGTCCGGCTGGACAACGCGATCCGCACCGGCGTCCCGCCGGACCCGCGGACCGCGGCGCTCGCCGCGCTGGCCCATGCGGTCGGACTCGGCAAGCACCTGTATCCGGGTAACGAGGGACGATCGTCCCGCTCCCGGCTGCGGGACCTGATCAGGCACGACCCCATGGGCGGACTCGTGGCGCACGCCGTGATGGACGTTCAGAACGGTGTGGCCGCACAGCCGCGCCGCAGCCCGGCACCGGCAGGCCGTCCGGCCACCGCCGGAGTCAGGTCCGCACCGGAGACCGCGCGCGGTGTTCCGATGCAACCGCGTCATGGGTCGATGGCGCGCGCCGTGGTCCACTGA